A single region of the Pararge aegeria chromosome 20, ilParAegt1.1, whole genome shotgun sequence genome encodes:
- the LOC120632645 gene encoding organic cation transporter protein-like: protein MDPEKSRETEVTVDDILHILGPFGKFNVLNYFLILFPVLLAGMYSSVYNFEAMDLKYRCAIPECVDQEANFTAPYLEDGSPAKCLRYAPFMNFTSNENKLNDTCAPHFFDTSTEVKCDSYIYFEEHSIVKEFNLGCQDWKRSLVGTVHNAGFFISIPLTGLISDRYGRRLALVFASVANGIFGVIRAFSLNYEMFIVLEFLEPALGGGVYTACFVLALELVGPKGRVFASLLFNTMFILGGVTVTLLSWWLQSWRYLLLVIYIPAILVFFYLWSLTESFRWLFSKGRYEEGLNVLSRCEKFNNVRVPKDHYDQVEKQAMKQRDARKCEVIATNRSTFKQLLMSPMIWKRLFTCSFLWTTSTLVYYGLSINAIELSGNSYLNYIVVIIIEAPANVCKLICLDRFGRKKVIAIAYFLTGIILINYGFIPGGNWSTAFYLGGKFFITLAYNSLYIFAAEVFPTNYRTTLLAICSTIGRIGSAVAPQTPLLSRFYEFLPTLLFGIMSALSGFLVLTLPETNNQKLPDSLKEAQDQDRKVPTDEIEKERNTDETGSGIDTKTTL, encoded by the exons atggatCCAGAGAAGAGTAGAGAAACCGAGGTGACAGTGGACGATATTTTGCATATTCTCGGACCGTTCGGAAAGTTTAATGTTTTGAACTATTTTCTCATTTTGTTCCCTGTGTTATTGGCGGGAATGTATTCATCTGTGTATAATTTCGAGGCAATGGATCTTAAATACAG ATGCGCAATACCAGAATGCGTAGACCAAGAGGCAAACTTCACAGCGCCATACTTGGAAGACGGGTCGCCTGCCAAGTGTCTGCGGTACGCGCCCTTCATGAACTTCACGAGCAATGAAAACAAGCTGAACGATACATGTGCACCTCACTTCTTCGACACCTCCACGGAGGTCAAGTGCGATTCCTACATTTACTTCGAGGAGCATTCCATCGTTAAAGAG tTCAACCTCGGTTGCCAAGATTGGAAGCGGTCCCTGGTCGGCACCGTCCACAACGCTGGTTTCTTCATCTCCATACCCTTAACCGGCCTAATATCTGATAGATATGGACGTCGCCTGGCCTTAGTCTTCGCGAGTGTTGCAAATGGCATCTTTGGAGTCATTCGGGCGTTCTCGTTAAATTACGAAATGTTTATCGTGCTCGAATTTCTCGAACCGGCGCTGGGTGGTGGAGTTTACACTGCCTGTTTTGTTTTAg CTTTGGAGCTAGTTGGTCCAAAAGGCAGAGTATTTGCCAGTCTACTATTCAACACCATGTTTATTCTTGGAGGAGTTACTGTGACGCTTCTGTCCTGGTGGCTGCAGAGTTGGCGATATCTCCTCTTAGTCATCTACATACCAGCAATTCTGGTCTTCTTCTACTTGTGGTCACTCACCGAAAGCTTCCGATGGTTATTCAGCAAAGGACGCTATGAAGAAGGACTAAATGTGCTCTCCAGGTGTGAGAAGTTCAACAATGTGAGAGTTCCTAAAGACCATTATGATCAAGTGGAGAAGCAAGCGATGAAACAAAGAGATGCCAGGAAATGTGAGGTTATAGCAACCAACCGATCCACTTTCAAACAGTTACTTATGTCTCCCATGATATGGAAAAGACTCTTCACTTGTTCATTCCTATGGACAACATCAACTTTGGTATACTACGGTCTCTCCATCAATGCTATAGAATTATCCGGGAACAGTTATCTGAACTACATCGTTGTTATTATAATCGAAGCGCCAGCCAATGTATGCAAGTTGATTTGCCTGGATAGATTTGGAAGGAAAAAGGTCATAGCTATAGCATATTTTCTGACTGGCATCATACTTATTAACTACGGATTTATACCAG GTGGAAATTGGTCGACAGCATTTTATCTGGGCGGAAAATTCTTCATTACCCTCGCATATAACTCATTGTACATTTTCGCGGCAGAGGTTTTCCCGACCAATTATAGAACCACATTATTGGCGATTTGTTCCACTATCGGAAGAATAGGCTCGGCGGTTGCCCCGCAAACTCCATTATTG TCCCGATTCTACGAGTTTTTACCAACTCTTCTATTTGGCATAATGTCTGCACTTTCTGGATTCCTAGTACTCACCTTACCAGAAACTAACAACCAAAAACTACCAGACTCCCTGAAGGAAGCACAAGATCAAGACAGAAAAGTACCGACAGATGAGATTGAAAAAGAAAGGAATACTGATGAAACTGGCTCGGGGATTGATACAAAGACAACCTTATGA